In one window of Ferriphaselus amnicola DNA:
- the dsrK gene encoding sulfate reduction electron transfer complex DsrMKJOP subunit DsrK, which yields MADVAAPAYRIIPIIPALKPGAMEGKGPFVANEKINEALGFPGKMAENWQETHDAVIAKMGELLGKYRSLKVYMDACVHCGACSDKCHYFIGTQDPKNMPVARQDLMRSVYRRYFTLPGKLFPALVGARDLTREVLDEWYNYFNQCSECRRCSVFCPYGIDTAEVTMAAREILDSVGYGQKYSNEIIGKVHKIGNNLGLPAPALIDTLEGLEEDVKDATGIDVRFPIDVKGAEVLLITPSADFFAEPHIDSLIGYAKVFHATGTSWTLSSMSSEAGNFGMFIGNYDQLRTIAMRIRQAALELGVKRIVVGECGHAWRVAYSFWNTLTGVGDGADANDRFAQMLQKQLDHRYKQPAHICEFTWDMIQDERLSFDKSKNDKHIITFHDSCNVARGSRMGDFAGGQFEIPRNIIKAVANNYVEMRDGTTREQTFCCGGGGGLLTDDLMDLRVKGALPRMEVLQQVVDGHGVNFMATICAICKAQFTKVMPIYGFDRRMVGGVHQLVSNAIILGDK from the coding sequence ATGGCTGACGTCGCCGCACCTGCCTACCGCATCATTCCCATCATTCCTGCGCTGAAACCGGGCGCAATGGAAGGGAAGGGGCCGTTCGTTGCTAATGAGAAAATCAACGAAGCACTCGGTTTTCCCGGAAAAATGGCCGAGAACTGGCAAGAGACGCACGATGCAGTCATCGCCAAGATGGGCGAATTGCTGGGCAAGTACCGTTCGCTCAAAGTCTATATGGATGCCTGCGTTCATTGCGGCGCGTGCTCCGATAAGTGCCACTATTTCATCGGCACGCAAGATCCGAAGAACATGCCGGTGGCGCGTCAGGACTTGATGCGCAGCGTGTACCGTCGTTACTTCACACTGCCCGGCAAGCTATTCCCCGCGCTGGTCGGTGCGCGTGATCTGACGCGCGAAGTGCTGGACGAGTGGTACAACTATTTCAATCAGTGTTCCGAATGCCGCCGTTGCTCGGTGTTCTGCCCTTACGGCATCGACACCGCCGAAGTCACCATGGCCGCACGCGAGATCTTGGATTCCGTTGGCTACGGCCAGAAGTATTCCAACGAGATCATCGGCAAGGTACACAAGATCGGTAACAACCTCGGTTTGCCCGCTCCGGCGCTGATCGACACGCTGGAAGGTCTGGAAGAGGACGTGAAGGATGCAACAGGCATCGATGTACGCTTCCCCATCGACGTGAAGGGCGCAGAAGTGTTGTTGATCACGCCGTCTGCTGATTTTTTTGCCGAGCCGCACATCGACAGTCTGATCGGCTACGCCAAAGTTTTCCATGCCACTGGCACCAGTTGGACACTGTCGTCGATGTCGTCCGAGGCCGGTAATTTCGGCATGTTCATCGGTAACTACGACCAGTTGCGCACCATCGCCATGCGTATCCGTCAGGCCGCGCTGGAATTGGGCGTGAAGCGCATCGTAGTCGGTGAGTGCGGCCACGCTTGGCGCGTCGCCTATAGTTTCTGGAACACCCTGACTGGCGTGGGTGATGGCGCAGATGCCAACGACCGTTTCGCGCAGATGTTGCAGAAACAGCTCGATCATCGTTACAAGCAGCCCGCACATATCTGCGAATTCACTTGGGACATGATTCAGGACGAGCGCCTGAGTTTTGATAAATCCAAGAACGACAAACACATCATCACGTTCCATGATTCCTGCAACGTGGCGCGGGGTTCGCGCATGGGCGATTTTGCGGGCGGTCAGTTCGAGATACCGCGCAACATCATCAAGGCCGTGGCTAACAACTATGTCGAGATGCGCGACGGCACTACACGCGAACAGACCTTCTGCTGCGGTGGTGGTGGTGGTTTGCTGACTGACGACCTGATGGATTTGCGGGTCAAAGGTGCGCTGCCACGCATGGAGGTGTTGCAACAGGTGGTGGACGGGCATGGTGTGAACTTCATGGCGACCATCTGTGCGATCTGCAAAGCACAGTTCACCAAGGTCATGCCCATCTACGGCTTCGACCGCAGGATGGTGGGTGGCGTACATCAATTGGTCAGCAATGCGATCATTTTGGGCGATAAGTAA
- a CDS encoding NAD(P)-binding protein, producing the protein MSATTETPQNLTFRRYKDGENKVRRLNQKIFQASYSYKCPTYIQSTPPCQGSCPAGEDIRGYLAIVRGTEKPPVGADGKPVMPWQEYAWRRLTEANPFPSVMGRVCPAPCESGCNRNEVEDHVGINSVEHFLGEYAVANNLKFKQPVVEASGKKVAILGGGPAGLSCAYQLVLKGHEVTIFDEHAFLGGMMRYGIPGFRTPRDVLDAEIQRILDLGVKTRMNCHVGKDITLEQIRQEFDAVFLGMGAQAGRALPIADSEAPNVVTATAFLKAFNDGRLQHVGKRVVVVGGGDTSIDVATVARRLGHISHANPTDTEHAIAGRMAHDVAEISAKEGADVTLTSIFNIDKMQANKHEIEQALAEGIHIRGSLVPVGIVRGADGRATALRVMQCEAKMAGGKLEIKNIEGSEQDIEADLIVSAIGQAVDFTGLEAFNNGKGAVSTDRNYVVNGQQGVFAGGDVIRPHLLTTAIGHGSIAADGIHNFLLGRDLEKRPKIDAHQFDLMRKLAEKGIKIETASEPLRGTCDSNVAVHNFDDRSDRYIIPHDKLFLGHFGYTARNKRNVVTLDKESALGNFDDRLGVLGEKDAVSEAKRCMSCGMCFECDNCVVYCPQTAVSRVKKSEATTGRYVKTDYDKCIGCHICADVCPTGYIQMGLGE; encoded by the coding sequence ATGTCGGCAACAACTGAAACCCCGCAAAATCTCACTTTCCGTCGCTATAAAGACGGTGAAAACAAGGTGCGTCGCCTGAATCAGAAGATATTTCAGGCCAGCTACTCCTACAAGTGCCCCACTTACATCCAGTCCACTCCGCCGTGTCAGGGCAGTTGCCCAGCAGGTGAGGATATTCGCGGTTATCTGGCCATCGTGCGCGGAACAGAGAAGCCGCCGGTTGGCGCTGACGGTAAGCCTGTCATGCCTTGGCAGGAATATGCTTGGCGTCGTCTGACCGAAGCCAACCCGTTCCCGTCGGTGATGGGGCGGGTGTGTCCAGCTCCGTGTGAATCCGGCTGTAACCGAAACGAGGTTGAAGATCACGTTGGCATCAACTCGGTCGAACACTTCCTCGGTGAATATGCGGTCGCTAACAATCTTAAATTTAAGCAGCCTGTCGTCGAAGCTTCCGGCAAGAAGGTCGCTATTCTCGGCGGCGGCCCTGCTGGCCTGTCCTGTGCCTATCAACTGGTGTTGAAGGGCCACGAAGTCACCATCTTTGACGAACACGCATTCCTTGGCGGCATGATGCGTTATGGCATTCCTGGCTTCCGTACACCACGCGATGTGTTGGACGCTGAGATTCAGCGCATCCTCGATCTGGGCGTGAAGACACGCATGAACTGCCACGTGGGCAAGGACATCACGCTGGAGCAGATCCGCCAAGAATTCGATGCCGTGTTCTTGGGTATGGGCGCACAGGCAGGTCGTGCATTGCCTATCGCCGACAGCGAAGCACCCAATGTGGTGACTGCGACCGCTTTCCTGAAAGCCTTCAATGACGGGCGGTTGCAGCACGTCGGCAAGCGTGTGGTCGTGGTCGGCGGCGGTGACACTTCGATCGACGTGGCGACGGTCGCACGCCGTTTGGGACATATCTCCCATGCCAATCCAACCGATACCGAACATGCTATCGCCGGACGCATGGCGCATGACGTGGCGGAAATCTCGGCCAAGGAAGGCGCGGATGTGACGCTGACTTCGATCTTCAATATCGATAAGATGCAGGCCAACAAGCATGAGATCGAGCAGGCGCTGGCCGAAGGTATCCACATTCGCGGCAGTCTGGTGCCGGTCGGCATCGTGCGCGGTGCGGATGGTCGCGCCACGGCTCTGCGTGTGATGCAGTGCGAAGCCAAGATGGCGGGTGGGAAGCTGGAGATCAAGAACATCGAAGGATCCGAGCAGGACATCGAGGCCGATCTGATCGTCTCGGCCATCGGGCAGGCGGTGGACTTTACCGGGCTGGAAGCCTTTAACAACGGCAAAGGTGCGGTCTCGACCGATCGCAACTATGTGGTGAATGGACAACAGGGCGTGTTCGCCGGCGGTGACGTGATCCGTCCGCATCTGCTGACCACTGCCATCGGTCATGGCTCCATCGCGGCTGATGGTATCCATAACTTCCTATTGGGACGAGATCTAGAGAAGCGTCCCAAGATCGATGCGCATCAGTTCGACCTGATGCGTAAATTGGCAGAGAAGGGCATCAAGATCGAGACAGCCAGTGAGCCGCTGCGCGGCACCTGCGATTCCAATGTCGCGGTGCACAACTTCGATGACCGTTCGGATCGCTACATCATCCCGCACGACAAGCTGTTCCTCGGGCATTTTGGCTACACCGCGCGCAACAAGCGCAATGTGGTGACGCTGGATAAGGAAAGCGCGCTGGGCAACTTCGATGATCGACTGGGTGTGCTCGGCGAGAAGGACGCAGTCTCCGAAGCCAAGCGCTGCATGAGCTGCGGCATGTGCTTCGAGTGCGACAACTGCGTGGTGTATTGCCCGCAGACCGCTGTTTCCCGCGTGAAGAAGAGCGAGGCAACTACGGGCCGTTATGTGAAGACCGATTACGATAAGTGCATCGGCTGCCATATCTGTGCGGATGTCTGTCCGACCGGCTACATCCAGATGGGCCTTGGGGAATAG
- the tusD gene encoding sulfurtransferase complex subunit TusD has product MKFGIVVNEGPYQHQASDSAYLFAKAAIAAGHEVWRVFFYHDGVNNASRLTAPPQDDRNVVNRWSKMADEHKVDLVVCVAAALRRGIQEENLAAGFRISGLGQLVEAGIQCDRLVTFGD; this is encoded by the coding sequence ATGAAATTCGGAATCGTTGTGAATGAAGGGCCGTACCAGCATCAAGCCAGTGATTCGGCCTACTTGTTTGCCAAGGCAGCTATCGCCGCCGGTCACGAAGTGTGGCGCGTGTTCTTCTACCATGATGGCGTGAACAATGCGTCGCGACTGACCGCGCCACCTCAGGATGATCGTAATGTCGTCAACCGCTGGAGCAAGATGGCTGATGAACACAAGGTTGATCTGGTGGTGTGCGTGGCGGCAGCTTTGCGTCGCGGCATTCAGGAAGAGAATCTGGCGGCCGGATTCCGTATCTCCGGTCTCGGCCAGTTGGTCGAAGCAGGCATCCAGTGTGACCGTCTGGTCACCTTCGGCGATTGA
- the tusC gene encoding sulfurtransferase complex subunit TusC: MSDTKKFMFVNRKAPYGTVYALESLEVVLITAAFDQDVSLVFMDDGVYQLKKGQQTKGIETKNFSPAYRALEGYDIEKLYVEKEAMEARGLTEDDLLVDVTVLSRAEMGALMDEQDVVLSF, from the coding sequence ATGAGTGATACGAAAAAATTCATGTTCGTCAATCGCAAGGCCCCTTATGGGACGGTCTATGCGCTGGAATCGCTGGAGGTGGTGCTGATCACCGCCGCCTTCGATCAGGACGTGTCGCTGGTGTTCATGGACGACGGCGTCTATCAGTTGAAAAAGGGCCAGCAGACCAAGGGCATCGAGACCAAGAATTTCTCGCCAGCCTACCGTGCGCTGGAAGGCTATGACATCGAGAAGCTGTATGTCGAGAAGGAAGCCATGGAAGCGCGTGGTCTGACTGAAGATGATCTGCTGGTCGATGTCACTGTGCTCAGCCGCGCCGAGATGGGCGCGTTGATGGATGAGCAAGACGTGGTCTTGAGTTTCTAA
- the tusB gene encoding sulfurtransferase complex subunit TusB, whose amino-acid sequence MLHIINQSPMNSTTLDSCLNTANGGDILLIEDAVYAATRGSATEAKLRSAMGRFKIHVLMPDLEARGLGDRLMDGATPVDYSGFVELTVSNKTSQSWL is encoded by the coding sequence ATGCTACATATCATCAATCAGTCACCCATGAACAGCACGACACTAGACAGTTGTCTGAATACCGCTAACGGCGGCGACATTCTGCTGATCGAAGATGCTGTGTATGCGGCAACGCGCGGCAGTGCGACTGAAGCCAAATTGCGTTCAGCGATGGGACGTTTCAAGATACATGTGCTGATGCCAGATCTAGAGGCACGTGGTCTGGGCGACCGTCTCATGGATGGCGCGACGCCCGTGGACTATAGTGGCTTCGTCGAACTGACAGTCAGCAACAAAACCAGCCAATCCTGGTTGTAA
- a CDS encoding cobyrinate a,c-diamide synthase, which produces MNRMLISAAHKSSGKTMVSIGLCAALAARGHVVQPFKKGPDYIDPMWLSQAAGRSCRNLDLYLMERDDIVATFARHATEVNIVEGNKGLYDGLALDGSNSNAALAKMLDLPVILVIDARGMTRGIAPLILGYQAFDRDINIAGVILNNLGGSRHESKLRAVIEHYTDVPVIGAIHHDERLAIVERHLGLMPSNESHVASAKIKQIASAIAEQVDLDKLLVLTQKESLAIPHTATVSPLPCGEKVRIAIARDRSFGFYYADDLDALEAAGAELVPFDTLRDAHLPDVDGLYIGGGFPETCATELEANVTLRGEIKRAIDQGMPAYAECGGLMYLSRGITYEDHTFEMVGAIPGDVQMHAKPIGRGYVHLHEDLEHLWPRPDTPAKQIKAHEFHYSKLVNLPPDSRFAYHVARGYGIDGDRDGLVVNNLLASYTHLRTIGSCYWATRFVAFVRRCSFRSSTLINEKAL; this is translated from the coding sequence ATGAATCGTATGCTCATTTCGGCAGCACATAAATCGTCCGGCAAGACCATGGTCAGCATCGGTTTGTGCGCTGCACTCGCAGCGCGTGGCCATGTCGTGCAACCGTTCAAGAAGGGCCCAGACTACATTGATCCGATGTGGCTGAGCCAAGCCGCTGGACGTTCCTGCCGTAACCTTGATCTTTATCTGATGGAGCGCGACGACATCGTCGCCACGTTCGCTCGCCATGCCACGGAAGTAAACATAGTTGAAGGTAACAAGGGCTTGTATGACGGCCTTGCGCTGGACGGCAGCAACAGCAACGCGGCGTTGGCCAAGATGCTCGACTTGCCGGTGATACTGGTGATCGACGCACGCGGCATGACGCGCGGTATCGCGCCGCTGATCCTCGGCTATCAAGCGTTTGATCGCGACATCAACATCGCCGGAGTCATCCTCAACAACCTAGGTGGATCACGCCACGAATCCAAGCTGCGCGCGGTGATCGAGCACTATACCGATGTGCCGGTGATCGGTGCGATTCACCACGATGAGCGCCTTGCCATCGTCGAGCGGCACCTCGGCCTGATGCCGAGCAACGAGTCGCATGTTGCTAGTGCCAAGATCAAACAGATCGCCTCGGCCATCGCCGAACAAGTCGATCTGGACAAGCTGCTGGTACTGACGCAGAAAGAATCGCTGGCTATCCCGCACACGGCCACGGTGAGCCCATTGCCATGTGGCGAGAAGGTGCGCATCGCCATCGCGCGCGACCGCTCGTTCGGTTTCTATTACGCGGATGATCTAGATGCGTTGGAGGCGGCGGGGGCGGAACTGGTGCCCTTTGACACCTTGCGCGATGCGCATCTACCTGACGTGGATGGGCTGTACATCGGTGGCGGTTTTCCCGAGACCTGCGCTACTGAACTGGAAGCGAATGTGACGTTGCGCGGAGAGATCAAACGCGCCATCGATCAGGGAATGCCCGCCTACGCCGAGTGCGGCGGGCTGATGTATCTGTCGCGCGGCATCACTTACGAAGATCACACCTTCGAGATGGTCGGCGCCATCCCCGGTGATGTGCAGATGCACGCCAAGCCCATAGGTCGTGGCTATGTCCATCTGCACGAAGATTTAGAGCATCTTTGGCCGCGCCCCGATACTCCGGCTAAGCAGATCAAGGCGCACGAATTCCACTATTCCAAGCTGGTGAACCTTCCGCCAGACAGCCGCTTCGCTTACCATGTGGCACGCGGTTACGGCATCGATGGCGACCGAGACGGGCTGGTGGTCAATAACCTTCTAGCTTCCTACACTCATTTACGCACCATTGGCAGTTGCTATTGGGCGACCCGTTTTGTCGCCTTCGTGCGCCGTTGCAGTTTTCGATCATCTACCTTAATCAACGAGAAGGCATTATGA
- the dsrB gene encoding dissimilatory-type sulfite reductase subunit beta — MNQAVQAAAPAQKRKPKETGVPDNKKFLHPALVKNYGDWKYHDRPRPGVLHHVAHGGDEVWSVRAGTQRQMDVHTIRKLCDIADNFAEGRVRFTIRSNIEFIVSDAAKVDPLIAELEKSGFPVGGTGNSVSMIAHTQGWLHCDIPGTDASGVVKALMDELYDEFKREEMPNRVHLSTSCCEINCGGQADIAIIVQHTKPPVINHDLVANVCERPTVVARCPVAAIRPAMVNGKPSLEIDETKCMCCGACYPPCPPMQINDPENSKLAIWVGGKNSNARGKPTFMKMVASGLPNNAPRWPEVAEVVKNIIAVYKADARPWERLADWIDRIGWPRFFEKTGLPFTKYLIDDWRGSRANLNASTHIRF, encoded by the coding sequence ATGAATCAAGCTGTTCAAGCCGCCGCGCCTGCTCAAAAGCGCAAGCCCAAAGAGACGGGCGTACCGGATAACAAGAAATTCCTGCACCCAGCGTTGGTGAAGAACTACGGCGACTGGAAATACCACGACCGTCCCCGTCCCGGTGTGCTGCATCACGTCGCGCATGGTGGCGACGAAGTGTGGTCAGTGCGTGCCGGTACGCAGCGTCAGATGGATGTACATACCATCCGCAAGCTGTGCGACATCGCTGACAATTTCGCTGAAGGTCGAGTGCGTTTCACCATTCGCTCCAACATCGAATTCATCGTGTCGGACGCGGCCAAGGTTGATCCGCTGATCGCTGAATTGGAAAAGAGCGGCTTCCCTGTTGGCGGCACCGGTAACTCGGTTTCGATGATCGCCCACACGCAAGGCTGGCTGCACTGCGACATTCCAGGCACCGATGCGTCTGGCGTGGTGAAGGCGCTGATGGATGAGTTGTATGACGAGTTCAAGCGCGAAGAGATGCCGAACCGCGTACACCTTTCGACCTCCTGCTGCGAGATCAACTGCGGCGGGCAGGCTGACATCGCCATCATCGTGCAACACACCAAGCCGCCGGTCATCAATCACGATCTGGTCGCTAACGTGTGCGAACGCCCGACCGTGGTGGCACGCTGCCCCGTTGCGGCGATCCGTCCCGCGATGGTCAACGGCAAGCCTTCGTTGGAGATCGATGAGACCAAATGTATGTGCTGCGGCGCGTGCTACCCACCTTGCCCTCCGATGCAGATCAACGATCCAGAGAATTCCAAACTGGCGATCTGGGTGGGCGGTAAGAACTCCAATGCGCGCGGCAAGCCGACCTTTATGAAGATGGTTGCTTCCGGTCTGCCCAACAACGCACCGCGCTGGCCTGAAGTCGCCGAAGTGGTGAAGAACATCATCGCGGTTTACAAGGCGGATGCTCGTCCTTGGGAACGATTGGCTGACTGGATCGACCGTATCGGCTGGCCGCGCTTCTTCGAGAAGACCGGATTGCCGTTCACCAAGTACCTGATCGACGATTGGCGTGGTTCGCGTGCCAATCTGAATGCTTCGACACACATCCGCTTCTAA
- the nrfD gene encoding NrfD/PsrC family molybdoenzyme membrane anchor subunit gives MPTPASLRAKNRLYYVLLALGGVVALAGLYAVHMMEEHGHIISGMNNQVVWGIPHVFAIFLIVAASGVLNVASIGSVFGKAIYKARAPLASLLSLAMLSGGLTVLMLDLGRPDRVIVAATNYNLTSVFAWNVVLYSGMFSLVIVYLWTMMEQRMNPFNKAAGLAVFVWRFVLTTGTGLIFAFLTARQAYGSALLPPMFIVLSFAWGLAVFHVVQTVIYAWNDKTLDPTILQRKKNLLGVFVIASLYMVAVYHLTNLYFAHQARFEHFILSDGGVYTLLFWLGYVMFGNAIPLGLIYAPGLGKTRCVMAASMLVVLGAFSLLYVFIIGGQAFPLNIFPGYEASSSFGDGQIASYQPSIYEFLLGFGGLAIAFIITTVSVRVLNFMPQDKAYIAD, from the coding sequence ATGCCTACACCAGCGTCCTTAAGGGCTAAGAATCGACTTTATTATGTGCTGCTGGCCTTAGGCGGAGTGGTTGCTCTGGCTGGACTATATGCCGTGCACATGATGGAAGAACATGGCCATATCATCAGCGGAATGAACAATCAGGTCGTGTGGGGCATCCCGCATGTGTTCGCCATCTTTCTGATCGTTGCTGCGTCGGGTGTGTTGAATGTTGCCTCCATCGGTTCGGTGTTCGGCAAGGCAATCTACAAGGCGCGCGCACCGTTGGCTAGCTTACTGTCGCTCGCGATGCTGTCGGGCGGGTTGACTGTGCTGATGCTGGATCTGGGGCGTCCTGATCGCGTCATCGTTGCTGCGACCAACTACAATCTCACCTCAGTGTTCGCTTGGAACGTGGTGTTGTATTCGGGCATGTTCTCGCTGGTGATCGTTTATCTGTGGACGATGATGGAGCAGCGCATGAACCCGTTCAACAAGGCAGCTGGCTTGGCCGTGTTCGTCTGGCGTTTCGTGCTGACCACCGGTACTGGGCTGATCTTTGCATTCCTGACCGCACGTCAGGCTTACGGCTCAGCACTGCTGCCGCCGATGTTCATCGTGCTGTCGTTTGCATGGGGGCTGGCGGTGTTCCATGTGGTGCAGACCGTCATTTACGCGTGGAACGACAAAACACTCGACCCAACGATCCTGCAACGTAAAAAGAACCTGCTCGGCGTATTCGTCATCGCATCGCTGTACATGGTTGCGGTCTATCATCTGACCAATCTTTATTTTGCGCACCAAGCTCGATTCGAGCATTTCATCCTGAGCGATGGCGGTGTCTATACCTTGCTGTTCTGGCTTGGTTATGTCATGTTCGGCAATGCGATCCCGCTCGGTTTGATCTACGCGCCGGGACTCGGCAAGACTCGATGCGTGATGGCGGCTTCGATGCTCGTCGTATTGGGCGCTTTCTCTTTGCTGTATGTGTTCATCATCGGTGGTCAGGCGTTCCCACTCAACATCTTCCCCGGCTATGAAGCCAGTAGCAGCTTTGGCGATGGGCAGATCGCGAGTTATCAGCCATCGATCTACGAGTTTCTGCTGGGTTTTGGTGGCTTGGCAATCGCCTTCATCATCACCACGGTCAGCGTGCGTGTGCTGAATTTCATGCCACAGGACAAGGCTTACATCGCCGACTAA
- a CDS encoding TusE/DsrC/DsvC family sulfur relay protein, which yields MANIEVGGNSYETDEEGYLVNLSDWNADIANYIAATESINMSEQHWEVVNFLREYFEEYQIAPAVRVLTKAIGKKLGADKGNSEYLYGLFPYGPGKQACKIAGLPKPTGCV from the coding sequence ATGGCCAATATCGAAGTCGGTGGTAACAGCTACGAAACAGACGAAGAGGGTTACCTCGTCAACCTGTCGGATTGGAACGCCGATATCGCGAATTACATCGCAGCCACCGAGAGCATCAACATGAGTGAGCAGCATTGGGAAGTGGTCAACTTCCTGCGCGAGTATTTCGAGGAGTATCAGATCGCTCCCGCCGTGCGCGTGTTGACCAAGGCCATCGGTAAGAAGTTGGGTGCAGACAAAGGCAACAGCGAATACCTGTACGGCCTGTTCCCCTATGGCCCCGGCAAGCAGGCGTGCAAGATCGCCGGTCTGCCCAAGCCAACAGGTTGCGTCTAA
- the dsrO gene encoding sulfate reduction electron transfer complex DsrMKJOP subunit DsrO has translation MSEINNDRRQFMGKALALAGLAIAPGVMLYDVAHAGNDGKPASSKVRWGMLIDSNQCQEGCDDCVTACNTENGLSGGKKSTDSQWIRKVELKDMRSGRSLNLPMMCQHCAEPPCVDVCPTQASFKRADGIVLVDKHRCIGCRYCMMACPYKARSFVHEELHDQNPDVPRGKGTVESCTLCVHRVDRGESPACMEACAKAGHNAILFGDLNDPESEISKRISSVATSQIRADLGLNPGIRYQGV, from the coding sequence ATGAGCGAGATCAATAACGACCGTCGCCAGTTTATGGGCAAGGCACTGGCCTTGGCTGGTTTGGCCATCGCGCCGGGTGTGATGCTCTATGACGTGGCACACGCTGGCAACGACGGCAAGCCCGCTTCCAGCAAAGTCCGTTGGGGCATGTTGATCGACTCCAATCAGTGTCAGGAGGGGTGCGACGATTGCGTGACCGCCTGCAATACCGAAAACGGCTTGTCCGGTGGAAAAAAATCCACCGATTCGCAGTGGATACGTAAGGTCGAGCTGAAGGACATGCGTAGTGGCCGCAGCCTCAATCTGCCGATGATGTGCCAACACTGTGCCGAGCCACCTTGCGTCGATGTTTGTCCGACGCAAGCTTCATTCAAACGTGCCGACGGTATCGTGCTGGTCGATAAGCACCGCTGCATCGGCTGTCGTTACTGCATGATGGCGTGTCCGTATAAGGCGCGTTCCTTCGTGCATGAGGAACTTCACGATCAGAACCCTGATGTGCCGCGCGGCAAGGGGACGGTGGAGAGCTGTACCTTGTGCGTGCATCGCGTGGATCGCGGCGAATCCCCCGCTTGCATGGAAGCTTGCGCTAAGGCTGGGCACAACGCCATTCTGTTCGGCGATCTGAATGACCCGGAAAGCGAGATATCCAAGCGTATCAGCAGCGTTGCCACGTCGCAGATTCGCGCCGATCTGGGCTTGAACCCAGGCATCCGTTATCAGGGAGTGTGA
- a CDS encoding respiratory nitrate reductase subunit gamma has translation MSLLFAILFYAATLLFVVGLFQRIRTYANTPAPLKIPTTPAPITTGGVVLRMTREVVFFESLFKANLWTWAMSIMFHGSLLLVALRHLRYFTDPVWGWVAMIQPFGTYAGFTMLAGLGGLWARRLFVERIRYISTLSDHLMLVLLMGIAASGLMMKFITHTDVVAVKGFFLGWLHLSIQPLPAEAILAFHLLSVVALLAIFPFSKLLHAPGIFFSPTRNQTDNPREKRHLSAWAAKMESEN, from the coding sequence ATGAGCCTACTCTTTGCGATCCTGTTCTACGCGGCGACCTTGCTGTTCGTCGTCGGGCTGTTCCAGCGTATCCGTACTTATGCCAATACACCGGCACCGCTGAAGATACCCACTACCCCTGCACCGATCACGACGGGCGGAGTGGTGTTGCGCATGACGCGTGAAGTGGTGTTCTTCGAGAGCCTGTTCAAGGCCAATCTGTGGACATGGGCAATGAGCATCATGTTTCACGGCAGTTTGCTACTGGTGGCATTGCGTCACCTCAGATATTTTACCGATCCCGTCTGGGGATGGGTTGCCATGATCCAACCATTCGGCACGTATGCTGGTTTTACCATGCTGGCAGGCTTGGGCGGATTGTGGGCTCGACGCCTGTTCGTCGAGCGCATCCGCTACATTTCTACCTTGTCCGACCATTTGATGCTGGTGTTGCTGATGGGCATCGCCGCCTCGGGTTTGATGATGAAATTCATTACGCACACAGATGTGGTCGCGGTCAAAGGCTTCTTCTTGGGCTGGCTGCATCTCAGCATCCAACCGTTGCCTGCGGAGGCGATCCTTGCGTTCCACCTGTTGTCGGTTGTCGCGCTTCTGGCGATTTTCCCCTTCAGCAAACTGCTACATGCGCCTGGAATATTTTTCTCGCCTACCCGCAATCAGACTGACAATCCGCGCGAGAAGCGTCATCTGAGCGCTTGGGCTGCCAAGATGGAATCGGAGAACTGA